AAAGTACGGGGTGAAGACCGACGGGGGGACAGCGGCCGGGCCGGGCGCCAAGGTGCTCGCCGAGCTGGCCGGCCTGATCGCGGACGGACACGTCGAGGTGCCGATCGCGAACGTCTACCCGCTGGAGCAGGTCCGCGATGCCTACACCGAGCTCGAACGCCGGCACACCCACGGCAAGATCGTGCTCAGGCCCTAGCAGGACCAGCACGCGCTTCGCGTCCTGGGTCAGCTGTGCGGTGGCGGTGCCTGGGATGTGGACAGTTGCGTGGCGATGGCGGTGAGGCGTTCGGCCAGGGCGCCGGGGGTGGATCTCGTCATGGCGGTGAGTTCGATGGTCGCCGTCGCGTGGCGCAGTGGTCTGAGAGGGCGGAATGAAAGGTGATGTCCGTTCTGTCGTCGCCTGAACGTGTGGCCTTGCCGCCTCCGCCGGGTCGCGGGGCTGGCGCCGTACTGAGCTGGCTGCGTGAGCGACCGCAAGTCCTACAAGAGCGACTTATCCGACGAACGCTGGGCGCTGGTCGAGCCGGTGATCACCGCATGGAAGGCCCAGCACCCCCCGTCAGCGGACATGAGGGCCGCTACGCGATGCGGGAGATCGTCAACGCGCTGCTCTACCAGTCCCGGACCGGCTGCCAGTGGGAGTACCTTCCGCACGACCTGCCGCCTGCTGGGGCGGTGAAGTACTACTTCTACACGTGGCGTGACGATGGCACTGACCAGGTCATTCACGACCTTCTGCGCTGGCAGGTCCGCGAGAAGAGGGGCCGATTAGCCGACGTCAGCCTGGTGGTGCTCGACACCCAGAGCCTGCACGCGGCGGCCGGGGTGCCGGCCGAGACGACGGGGCGCGATGCGGCGAAGAAGGTGCCGGGACGTAAGCGGGGGCTTGCCGTGGACGTGCTGGGTCTGGTGATCGCCGTGGTGGTGCTGGCCGCCTCCGTCCACGACAACGCCTTCGGCACCGCTCTGCTCGACAAGGTCGCAGCCGGTAGCGGCGGCACCGTGACGAAGGCTCTGGTGGATCAGGGGTTCAAGAAGACCGTCGTGGACCACGGTCAGCGGGTGGGCATCGACGTCGAAGTCGTCGAGCGCAACCCGGCCGAGACCGGGTTCGTCCCGCAGCCGATCCGCCGGCGGGTGGAGCAGACGAACGGGATCTTGATGCTGCACCGGCGGCTGGTACGCGACTACGAGCACTGACCTGCCTCGGCCGAGTCCCGGGTCTACTGGGCGATAAGCGGCGTGATGGCCCGTCGGCTGACCGGCAGTGCGACCTCCTGGCGCGGCGCATGACCAGCGGGGAGCTGACCCTGGGGGCGGTGCTGGTACGTCTGGAGGAGCGCGAGCGGGAGATCGTCGAGCAGGCCGAAGAGACCCGTGAGCAGATCACGCGGCTCACCGCCGTGCTGGACGAACTCGGCCGGGCCGCCGAGGAAGTGCGGATCACCCGCAAGACGCTGCTGGAACTGCCCGACCCCGACCCGCCCGCGCCGTCGGCGTCCGCCCCGGAGCTGCCGGACGGGGCGGCCTACCAGGAGATCATGGCGGTGTTCGCCCAGGCAGGCGGTCCGCTACGGGCACGGGGCGTGTGCGAGGCGATGGACCTGGACCCGGCTCCGAACAACATCAACAATGTCCGTTTGAAGCTCAAGCGCCTGACCGGGCGCCACATCCTGACCGAGCCGGAACCGGGGCTGTTCACCCTGCCATGTCCGTGGTCGTCAGACGAGGGCCGAGCGGATCGGCCGCAGATCACGGCGCATTCGGGCCTGGTCCGCGATGACATGCGCGTCCCGGGCGTCGGTCTTGCCCTCGCCGCGGTAAACGTCGGCGGCCCGGTTCACCAGGTGGCCAGGCAGGTAGAGGACCTCCTGGCCGTGGTTGCGCAGGAGGGCGAGCAGCAACGCCAGTTCGCGCCGGTCATGTCGATCGCCCAGGTCACCTGGCTTCCGTCCGCCAGGGCCAAGACAGCGCCGATGAACGTGAGCAGCTCGGGCTCGTCGTTGGCCACACGCCGCGACAGCAACACGCTGCCCTCGGCGTCCAGGTCGAGGCCGTGGAAGCGCACTCGGACCGTCGGCCGTTCTTTGCCTAGACCACCGACCGCCCTGTGGGCCGACAGCGTTCGGGTCGCATGCGCGTCGCGACGTCCGCCAAGGACATGGCGGCCCCGTCTCCGAGGGGCACGCCGGCCTCGCTGTTCCGCCGGTCATCGTCCCTTTCGCCGACCAGTCGGTCAGCGCGGCGCTGACGTAGGGCGTGGCTCAGGACCCAGCGGAGACGTGGCGTGTTCGTTGCCGCCGACTTGCTTTACAGCCCCGCAATATTGGATTACCTTCCAACATTGGAAGCACTTCCAAGTTTCCGCGAGCCCACGATGCGAGCCGTGTTACGGAGGTCCGATGACCGCCCGATTGAATGTGACGTTTCCTTCAGGGCCGGACGAGTGTCACGCCTGGCTGTACCTGCCCGAGGGCGGGGGGCGGCGTCCCGTGGTGGTCATGGCCCACGGTCTCGGTGGGGTCCGGGAAATGCGTCTGGATGCCTATGCCGAGCGCTTCACCGCCGCGGGATACGCCTGCCTGGTCTTCGACTACCGACACTTCGGCGCCAGCGGGGGCCAGCCCCGCCAGCTCCTGAGCATCCGCCGACAGCTTCAGGACTGGCAGGCGGCTGTGGCCTTCGCCCGCTCCCGGCAGGAGGTCGCCCCCCGGCGCGTGGTGCTGTGGGGCACCTCTTTCGGCGGCGGCCATGTCCTGGCGACAGCCGCGCAGGACCCGGATGTCGCCGCCGTCATCGCTCAGGGCCTGTTCACCGACGGTGTCGCCTCTGCCCTGGCGATGCGCCCGGACACCTCGGTGAAGGTGATGGCCCGCGCGGTCCGTGACGTGGTCGGCGCCCGCCTTGGG
The DNA window shown above is from Streptomyces vietnamensis and carries:
- a CDS encoding alpha/beta hydrolase — its product is MTARLNVTFPSGPDECHAWLYLPEGGGRRPVVVMAHGLGGVREMRLDAYAERFTAAGYACLVFDYRHFGASGGQPRQLLSIRRQLQDWQAAVAFARSRQEVAPRRVVLWGTSFGGGHVLATAAQDPDVAAVIAQGLFTDGVASALAMRPDTSVKVMARAVRDVVGARLGRPPVMVATAGPPGSAALMAAADAEPGYLALVPNDAPFSNQVAARFALDILRYRPGRRTAKIACPVLFCVCEHDSVAPARPTLRHARRAPRGEIRLYPDGHFDIYLGEPFERVVTDQLAFLARHVPIGSAAGEAPGPTTP